In Flavobacterium praedii, the DNA window AACTCAAAGTAAGTTTATTTGAAAACGTATTTTTATAATCTATAGCAAACTCAACTCCCGTATTTTTCACATTTCCAGCATTGATTGTAGGGGCACTAGCTCCTGGAGCGGCTGTCCCTAATATTCCAGATACTGGTATATTTGGAATTAATAAATCAGCACGGGTATCAATAAAATAATCGGCTATAATATTGATTTTATTGTCAAACATTTTTAAATCAAGACCCAAATCAAATTTTTTGGCTTGTTCCCATTTTAAATTAGGATTTGGAATTTGACCTGTTGCTAATCCAGCTGTCAAAGTATTGTTGAAAACATAAGTTGCTTCTCCATTTAATTGAGAAATGTATCCGTTGTTTGGAATTTGATCGTTACCAAGTATACCATAACTACCTCTTAATTTCAAGAAATTAACAATTCCATCAGTACCTCCAAAGAAACTTTCGTCAGAAATAATCCAACCAGCCGTCATAGAAGGGAAGAAAGCGATTCTATTATTTGGTCCAAATTTGGTAGAAGAATCTCTTCTTAACATGGCAGACAAAAGGTATTTCCCTTTAAAATCATATTGCAATCGTGCAAAATACGATAATCTTCTTTCGTCATATACATAAGAAGTATTTGGTGCTACAGTAGGTAAACCATTCGCTAGGCTGATATCTGCATAATTCCATGAATTGTAAGGAACATCAAATCCAGTAGCCGAAAGTTGGTTTCCATATTCTTTAAAAACAGTTGTACCCAAGGTACCAACTACATTATGATCACCAATTTTCTTAGTATAATTTCCATATATATCCAATGAATAATTATTATCGAATGTAGCTCTTTGAATCACAGAGCTTCTGTTTACATCAAAAACTTTTCCTCCATAAGATATTTGTTTTGCAAAAATTCTTTCTTGAGAGTTTTGATTATTGAATCCTAAAGTTCCTGTTAATACAAATGCATCCGTAAACTTATAATCTAAACCAACAACTCCGTTTAGTTTTGTCAGTTCATATTCATTAAAAGTGTTCGCTATTTGAGCTAAAGGATTGATAATTTCTATCCCTAAACCAGCAGTACTTGGCACTAATGAATAATCCCCATTGCTATCATAAGGACTTTGTGTGGAAGGTACATTCAATGCATTGAACAAAACAGATCCTAAACCATTATCATTTATAGTTTTTCTGGACTGTAAAGTATAAATCGCATTGGTTTTAAATTTTAATTTATCGGTAATATCTGCACCTAAGGAAATCCTTGCCGTATTTCTTTCAAATCCAGATTTATCACCACCGATGATACCTTCTTGACCTAGGTGAGAGGCACTGAAAGCATAAGTAATTTTATCAGAACCACCAGATATTGACAGATCATAATTGATAATAGGTGCTGGATTAAAAATTTCTTTTTGCCAGTTTGTTCCTTCACCTAATCCTGAAACGTTTGGATAAGGCAAAGCTTTTCCACCATTAGCATAGCTTTCGTTTAATAACAATGCATATTCGGTAGCGCTTAACGTTGGTAAAATTCTACTGGATTCTTGAATACCTGTTGAAGAATTGAAAGAAATTTTAGCTTTAGAATTCTTTTTACCACTTTTAGTAGTAACAAGTATAATTCCATTTGCACCAAGTACACCATAAATAGCCGCTTGAGCATCTTTCAATACTGTTAATGATTCAATATCACCAGGGTTTAATGTACTTATATCCCCTTGATATCCATCAATAATCGCTACT includes these proteins:
- a CDS encoding SusC/RagA family TonB-linked outer membrane protein, producing MKSNHLLIIFLLFSAFGFAQKKDIAGTVKERNTGIPLYGVNISDKNSGNTVSTDFDGKFLLKGVTPGSTLVFSYVGYKTREYKTTANDSKVDIFLEDEAKTLNEVVVIGYGSVKKKQVTGAVSVVNSKTIEALRPVKVEQALQGTVAGVNVTTVGGAPGADISVRIRGIATNGENKPVAIIDGYQGDISTLNPGDIESLTVLKDAQAAIYGVLGANGIILVTTKSGKKNSKAKISFNSSTGIQESSRILPTLSATEYALLLNESYANGGKALPYPNVSGLGEGTNWQKEIFNPAPIINYDLSISGGSDKITYAFSASHLGQEGIIGGDKSGFERNTARISLGADITDKLKFKTNAIYTLQSRKTINDNGLGSVLFNALNVPSTQSPYDSNGDYSLVPSTAGLGIEIINPLAQIANTFNEYELTKLNGVVGLDYKFTDAFVLTGTLGFNNQNSQERIFAKQISYGGKVFDVNRSSVIQRATFDNNYSLDIYGNYTKKIGDHNVVGTLGTTVFKEYGNQLSATGFDVPYNSWNYADISLANGLPTVAPNTSYVYDERRLSYFARLQYDFKGKYLLSAMLRRDSSTKFGPNNRIAFFPSMTAGWIISDESFFGGTDGIVNFLKLRGSYGILGNDQIPNNGYISQLNGEATYVFNNTLTAGLATGQIPNPNLKWEQAKKFDLGLDLKMFDNKINIIADYFIDTRADLLIPNIPVSGILGTAAPGASAPTINAGNVKNTGVEFAIDYKNTFSNKLTLSLGYNVAFIQNEVTQVNNGTGFIEGGAFGVGQPAPARMQVGKPMGYFFGYKTNGIFQNQTEVDAAPSQVALGAEAQAGDLRYVDVNGDGVINTLDRTDIGSPIAAATMGFNVQLDYKNFDFVAYTFASVGNDMVRNYERTLTDVNRLDYVLDRWTGEGTSNSVPRVTTSATSNNVFSDYFVEDASFIRIQNVQLGYTVDPAYFAKAGISKFRVYTGVNNLYTFTKYKGYDPGASNGAPIGGGIDYGFYPIPRTYLLGLNVNF